The sequence ACCTACGGTTCTTGAGGTAGCTAGTTTACTGTCATAAGAAACATATGTGAATTTACTAGCAGAGTTAGTGGGTGAGAATTGATAAGCATTTGGAAGAATATCTCCCTGAAAGTTAGTATTCAGGATATTGCAAATGGTGACTTGCCTAAGAGAGGTTTGCTTCATACTGTTATGTCCTTTCTTGTGGGCTGGTGCAGTTCGTGACTTTTAGTAATCAGCACTCAGTATTCATTACCCTCCAGGCTATGTATCGCATCTTCCATTCGGAGCCATTCTTCATCCTCCCTGTCAGTAATTCCACTGTTTCTTGCCCATGCTGTAGTGCTTGGTCCAAGACTCGTATTCTTGAAAGTTTGTCTCCACTTTGGAGGACATTCCTCAGGAATTGTACATACTTAAGCACGTGATTACTGGATTGACATGAGAATACGCTATATTTATAAACGATCGGGTCTCAACCAGTTTAGACCAACGACTAAGATACCAAGCAGAAGGACTGCAATTCATCTCAGCTCTGAAATTTTCTCGCCCTTTTAGCTCACTTTCATGGTCCGATTGTTTGTAGAAATGACTAGCCCCCTTCCATCCTCTGAAATTAGGGACACCGGTCTTACCTAGAGCATATGCAGAAACCTCTGGAGGTCGTCAAAACCATTGCCTATGTAGCAAATTCCCTCTCTCCCTACCTGCAAGTATGGAATCAAAGGCGTCATGCTGCCGTGCTCTCCAAAAGACACGAACTAGCTCAGAAACAGGATAAAGCCAGCACGCAAGCACTTTACTGAGGTGGAAACCTGTTCCAAGCTGTGTTAGTGTATTCAACTATGGTACTGGGAGATCTCACATGTCCAAGGGCGAGAACAAAGGAGAGATTGGGGACTACACGCGGGCAATACAAATCGATCCCAACGATGCAGAAGCCTACCTCAATCGCGGGAATGCCAAGGCTGATTTGGGAGACTACCAGGGAGCGATCGAGGACTTCAGTCGAGCCATTCAAATTGATCCCAACGATGCAGCAGCATACCTCAATCGCGGGAATGCCAAGTCTGCTTTGGGAGACTACCAAGGAGCGATCGAGGACTACAGTCGAGCCATTCAAATTAATCCCAACGATGCCCAAGCCTATGTCTTGCGAGGGATAGCTAAATCTGTTTTGGGGAACAAGCAAGGAGGATTATCTGATTTACAGAAGGGAGCGGAGTTGTGCAAAGCACAAGGCAACCGAGAGTTTTACGAATCAGTTCAGCAGATTATTCAGGACTTGTCCCTTCGTTAACAGGGCGATGGGAGAAAATACTGTCAAACTTGTGGAAGATTTGTCTCATTTTTGCTAGTACTAAAGACAAAGGCTAAAGTCATGAACCAATCTTTACACGATCGGGATTTCCTATTGTGGGTTGAGGACACTGTTGCTCGACTGAAGAAGCGGGACTTTGACAATTTAGACCTAGAGCACTTGATTGAGGAGGTCGAGGGTTTGGGGATTGCACAAAGACATGAGCTTAGCAGTCGACTATTGATCTTGTTGGAACATCTACTCAAACGGATGTTTGTGCCATCACCTAATGATTATCGAGGCTGGGAAGTTACTATCAACAACCAGCGCAGCAGTATCGATTTGCTCCTAGAGGAAGTGCCTAGCCTGAAAACCCTGTGGCCAGAAATTTTTGAGAAAGCCTGGACAAAAGCCTTGAAGAAGGTATCGAGAGAGTACAAGCAGATTGCCTTTCCCGATCGGTGGCTCTACGCTGCAGATATTGAGTCTATTTTGAACATTGATTTCTGGGAGGAGCAATCATGAGGAGAGGGGCAGACTATGTTGCCTAGAATTGGACTGTCAACCACGTCGGAGAATCGCTCAGATTAACCAATCATTGCCATCCTAGCCCCGCCTGCTTTCCGTGTAGCTCGGTGTTGAGGATGGGTGACCTGGGATTCGAACCCAGAACCAGCGGATTAAGAGTCCGTTGCGCTACCGTTGCGCTAGTCACCCAAAGATTATATATTACAATACTTTTAGCAATCTACTCCCTACTATGGTAGCCGAACTCTTTGAGATAGAGACGAGACGAACGCCATTTGGGCTGGACTTTGACAAACAACTCCAAGTAAACCTTTCCCATAATTAGCTTTTGGATTTGCTGGCGGGCAAGGCTCCCGATCGTTTTCAGCTTTTGTCCTTTCTCTCCAATGATGATGGCTTTCTGCGAAGGTCTTTCTACATAAATCGTTGCCAGAATCGCCGTGAGCTCTGGTCTTTCTTCGAGTCGATCGATGGTTACCGCCACGGAATGGGGTACTTCTTCTCTGGTGTGGAGTAAGATTTGTTCTCGAATCAGCTCTGCCATGATGAAGCGCTCTGGTTGATCGGTGACCATGTCGGCGGGATAATATAGAGGACCAGGGGGCAAGCGCTCCCAGATAGCTGTTTGCAACCGATCGAGGTATTGTTTTTGGAGAGCAGAAAAGGTCACCCAATCCCCCAGGGTTTGGTAAGTAGCAATTGTGGAAGAGTCTGCTGCTTGGTCGATTTTATTGATACCGATGAGATAGGGTACCTGGGCTTTTTGAATTAGATCAAACACATACTGATCTCCCCTGCCCAGTGCTACTGAGCCATCGACAACTAAAACTACTACATCGACAGATTTGATGGCTTTAGTGGCATTCTCTACCAGCACGGTGCCGAGAAGATGGTGGGGTTTATGGATACCGGGGGTATCGACAAAGATGATTTGGGCCTGGGGTAGGGTAAGGATACCCCGCAAACGATGGCGAGTGGTTTGGGCAACGGGGGAGGTAATGGCAATCTTTTGCCCTACTAAAGCATTGAGGAGTGTGGACTTACCCACATTCGGTCTTCCCACTAGGGCGACAAAACCCGATCGAAAGTTTGTCATTTCATCCCTTCTAGCCAAAATGTCCCCATCAGCCCGTGTCCCTTGATTAGCATCTCCCCCCGATAGGTCAGTTGAAACTCACGCTGTAATCGGCGATATACTGTTTCTGTCACTTGAATTTTTCCGGGCAGACCCTGGGACTGCATACGACTGGCAAGATTAACTGTCTCCCCCCATAGGTCATAAGCAAATTTTTTCGTGCCGATTACCCCTGCTACTACAGGTCCTGTGTGTAAGCCAATCCGCAAAGTCATAGTCTGGTCTTCTTCGCCGCGAAATTCTCTGATCACTTCCAGCATTTCTAAAGCCAGGAGAGCCGCTGACCGCAAATGGTCTGGCTGCTGCCCTATCAGCCCCCCTACTGCCATGTACTCATCCCCGATCGTTTTAATTTTTTCCAATTGGTACTTCTCCACCAAGGTATCAAAGCGGGAAAAAACGGAATTGAGTAGAGAGACAACCTCCTGGGGGCTTCTGTGATAGGCGACTTGGGAAAACCCCACAATATCAGCAAACAAAACACTCACGTCGGGATGGGAATCAGCAATGGTGGTAGCTCCCTCCTTCAGTTTGGCGGCAATCTTAAACGGCAAAATATTCAACAACAACCTCTCGGATTTCTCTTTCTCAACCCGCAGGGCAACCTCTGCCTGTACTCGCTCGGTAATGTCACGAAAAAACCAACACACACCATAGAACTGTCCCGTGGGAGAATAGACAGAGCGAGCATAACAATCAAAAATGCGCCCGCTAAATTCCGTCTGTAATCTGAGGGTCTCCTCTGGTTGCTGGTACATTGCCTCGATCGCTTCCACCAGGGGGTCAGGCATTTCCGAGTTATGCAACAGGGGGGTAATCAAGCGGTGTTCACTGCTTGAAAGTAATGTTTCATCCACCTGCCACATTTCCTTGAACAATTGGTTATAGGCAATGATGCGACCTTGGTCATCCACCATCAATACCCCGTCTTGCTCTACCTCCTTTTGGGCGTTGAGGAAGGCATTGCTGCGCGTGAGATTGGATTCAATCAACTTACGACCTGTGATTTCCCGCGCCACCCAGAGGGCAGAATCCTCCTCCAGGGGGGAAATATTGGCAGCAAACCACACCTCTTCCTTGTCAATCAACAACTTATACTCCACATCGCAGACATTGTCACGGGTATTGAGGACAATCTGCACAAAGTCTCGGTAGTCACTAAACTGTTCCGCTAGTAAACGATGGTAGTTTTCCTGCACCCTGTAGGAAAAACGGGAGTTAGTAGTAATTGTGCGCTGGTGTTGCCCCCAACGGTCATAAACCAAGATAATATCCGTCATCGATTGCAGGAGAATGCGCAGCTCTGCTTCTGCTTGCATACGGTAGTTGACTTCTAGTTGCAAGCGTTGATTTTGCGCTTCTAAATCTTTTTTAAGATGTTGTAGGGAGAGGTGATGCTCGATACGAGCTAGTACTTCCTGGGAGTGAAAGGGTTTGGTGATATAATCAGCCCCACCAATATTAAACCCCATCACCTTGTCGATGATCTCACCGTAGCCACTGATGAATATGACAGGAATATCCTTGGTGCTGGGGTTACCTTTGATTTGCCGACAGAGGGTGTAGCCGTCTACACCAGGCATCACCACATCCAGTAGAATTAAATCGGGAGGCTCCCGCAGGATCAACTCCATGGCTGTGCTACTATCTGTGAGGAAGGTGGGCTGGTAGCCCGATCGCCTCAGTAGATCAACCAACAGCTGAATACTAGTGGGTTTGTCATCAATAATTAGAATTTTGGCAGGTGTAATTTCTGCCTTCATAGAAACCAGCCGTAGCTATGGAGTCCTTTCCCTAGAAAGTTTACCCCCAAATAGCAAGTCCACACTACTCCTAAACCTACTGTTGCCAAAATGGCTGGTTTCCGCCCTTGCCAGCCTTTAGTGATCCGCATATGAAGGTAGGCGGCAAATACTAACCAGGTAATCAAAGACCAGGTTTCTTTCGGGTCCCAACTCCAGTAAGAACCCCATGCCTCATTTGCCCATACCCCTCCCGCAATGATCCCGATCGTGAGTAAAGGAAAGCCCAAACCAATCATGCGATAGCTGATGTTGTCCAAAGTTTCTCCTAAAGAGAGTTGCCTGGGAGTAAGAATGACAGGCTTCTGCGTAAGTACTAAAGTATTTCCACCATTGCTACTGGCTGACTCTTGCACCTCCAGTGCCTTGGATCGGATGTCTTGGGGCGGCTGACTGTTCATCGGGATACCCAAAGAGTTGCCACTCAGTTTGACCTCCTGTCCGTGGGTGACCACCAGAAAAGCCAAGGCTAACACACTCCCCAACATCAGTGCCCCATAGCTGAGGAGCATCACTGACACATGCATCATCAGCCAGTTAGATTTTAAGGCTGGTACCAGAGGTGCTGCCTGCTGCATTGTCTCTGGTAATTTCAGAGCGGCAAAGGCAATGATCCCTGTGGCCAGGGGGCTAGTAAAAATGCCAACAATTTTCCTCTCGGTCATCTGTTCTGCCACCAAATGGAAGAGGGTAACTGCCCAAGCCACGAACAACAGGGATTCGTAGAGATTGCTCAAGGGGAAGTAGCCCGCCTCCAGCCAGCGCGCTAGCAGTAAAGTAGCAATTGCCAGATTAGCTATGACTACAAAAGCCCTCCCCAACAGTCCTAACCATTGCCCCACCTGGGGAAAGGCTCCCCCTACCCAATAAAACAACATAGCGGCAAATAAAAGGGCAAAGCTGGTGTTATCCAACCACTGTTGTAATTCTGTCAGGGAGACCATAACTAACCTCGCAGCTAAGAAATTAACTCTAGTTCGTCCGCCCCTAGGTGTACGGAAAACCGATCGCCTAACTTCACTTCGTAGGGGTAATTAGGGGTAATCGGTCTGCCTTCGGGGTCTTGTACTATGTTAACAATTTCCCCTTCCATACCCTGGATATCAATACCCTCCTGGCGGTACTGGGGGTGGTGATAAACCCGCAGAGATACCTTGATGCGCACGCGGTCGCCAATTTTCATCCGTGCTTCTCTCCTATGCTGTCTGAGCCATCATTATTCTAGGAGCATGCCCCCAAAATAACTCTAAGCCGTAGAAAGCTCTTTCCTTGGGGGTCATAATATGGACGATCAATTCACCGTAGTCCTGTAAAATCCAACCACTCTCTTTTTCATTGTTACTGTGACGGGGCTGACGACCGTACTCCTGCCATAGTTTCTCCTCAATCCCCATGGCAATCGCCCGCAACTGTACTCGCGATAGTCCCGTGACAATTAAAAAATAGTCAGCAATGTAGGAAACTTCCCCCACTGCCAAAATTACTATGTCCTCCCCTTTCCGATCCTGCGCTGCTGCTGCTGCCGTCAACGTCATTTGATAGCTAGGGTCGGGGATTTTTGTCATAGAGTACGCCAAGTTTGCTGGACTACATTCTCGCATTTTACTGAGAATTTTCTAAATTTTTGTTAATTTTCTCTAAACTCCCCATAGCGACCCCGTAACTGTCCACAGGCGGCATCGGCTTCTAAACCCCTTGTACGCCGCACACTCACTGCTACTCCTTCTCGCTCTAGGGTCTGCTGAAATTGGGCTATGGCTTTCTCCCGAGGACGCTGGAAG is a genomic window of Pseudanabaenaceae cyanobacterium SKYG29 containing:
- a CDS encoding DUF29 domain-containing protein → MNQSLHDRDFLLWVEDTVARLKKRDFDNLDLEHLIEEVEGLGIAQRHELSSRLLILLEHLLKRMFVPSPNDYRGWEVTINNQRSSIDLLLEEVPSLKTLWPEIFEKAWTKALKKVSREYKQIAFPDRWLYAADIESILNIDFWEEQS
- a CDS encoding tetratricopeptide repeat protein is translated as MSKGENKGEIGDYTRAIQIDPNDAEAYLNRGNAKADLGDYQGAIEDFSRAIQIDPNDAAAYLNRGNAKSALGDYQGAIEDYSRAIQINPNDAQAYVLRGIAKSVLGNKQGGLSDLQKGAELCKAQGNREFYESVQQIIQDLSLR
- a CDS encoding response regulator, whose amino-acid sequence is MKAEITPAKILIIDDKPTSIQLLVDLLRRSGYQPTFLTDSSTAMELILREPPDLILLDVVMPGVDGYTLCRQIKGNPSTKDIPVIFISGYGEIIDKVMGFNIGGADYITKPFHSQEVLARIEHHLSLQHLKKDLEAQNQRLQLEVNYRMQAEAELRILLQSMTDIILVYDRWGQHQRTITTNSRFSYRVQENYHRLLAEQFSDYRDFVQIVLNTRDNVCDVEYKLLIDKEEVWFAANISPLEEDSALWVAREITGRKLIESNLTRSNAFLNAQKEVEQDGVLMVDDQGRIIAYNQLFKEMWQVDETLLSSSEHRLITPLLHNSEMPDPLVEAIEAMYQQPEETLRLQTEFSGRIFDCYARSVYSPTGQFYGVCWFFRDITERVQAEVALRVEKEKSERLLLNILPFKIAAKLKEGATTIADSHPDVSVLFADIVGFSQVAYHRSPQEVVSLLNSVFSRFDTLVEKYQLEKIKTIGDEYMAVGGLIGQQPDHLRSAALLALEMLEVIREFRGEEDQTMTLRIGLHTGPVVAGVIGTKKFAYDLWGETVNLASRMQSQGLPGKIQVTETVYRRLQREFQLTYRGEMLIKGHGLMGTFWLEGMK
- the rsfS gene encoding ribosome silencing factor; the protein is MTKIPDPSYQMTLTAAAAAQDRKGEDIVILAVGEVSYIADYFLIVTGLSRVQLRAIAMGIEEKLWQEYGRQPRHSNNEKESGWILQDYGELIVHIMTPKERAFYGLELFWGHAPRIMMAQTA
- the era gene encoding GTPase Era: MTNFRSGFVALVGRPNVGKSTLLNALVGQKIAITSPVAQTTRHRLRGILTLPQAQIIFVDTPGIHKPHHLLGTVLVENATKAIKSVDVVVLVVDGSVALGRGDQYVFDLIQKAQVPYLIGINKIDQAADSSTIATYQTLGDWVTFSALQKQYLDRLQTAIWERLPPGPLYYPADMVTDQPERFIMAELIREQILLHTREEVPHSVAVTIDRLEERPELTAILATIYVERPSQKAIIIGEKGQKLKTIGSLARQQIQKLIMGKVYLELFVKVQPKWRSSRLYLKEFGYHSRE
- the ccsB gene encoding c-type cytochrome biogenesis protein CcsB → MVSLTELQQWLDNTSFALLFAAMLFYWVGGAFPQVGQWLGLLGRAFVVIANLAIATLLLARWLEAGYFPLSNLYESLLFVAWAVTLFHLVAEQMTERKIVGIFTSPLATGIIAFAALKLPETMQQAAPLVPALKSNWLMMHVSVMLLSYGALMLGSVLALAFLVVTHGQEVKLSGNSLGIPMNSQPPQDIRSKALEVQESASSNGGNTLVLTQKPVILTPRQLSLGETLDNISYRMIGLGFPLLTIGIIAGGVWANEAWGSYWSWDPKETWSLITWLVFAAYLHMRITKGWQGRKPAILATVGLGVVWTCYLGVNFLGKGLHSYGWFL
- a CDS encoding ferredoxin-thioredoxin reductase variable chain, producing the protein MKIGDRVRIKVSLRVYHHPQYRQEGIDIQGMEGEIVNIVQDPEGRPITPNYPYEVKLGDRFSVHLGADELELIS